The Haloplanus sp. GDY1 genomic sequence CGGTCGCACCTCTGAGGGCCTCGAAGGTTTTTAAGTATCGGGCGACCGTAACAAGGTCCAATGGGTATCTTGGATACGCTCCTGTCGGTACTCGGACTGGGCGGCTCGTCGTCCGACGACGAGCGGCGGGAGACGACCGTCAGCGTCGAGCGCGAACGTGCGGAGACCGAGTCGGAGGCGGCCGTCAAGGGAACCGACTCCGTGGGCGACGGCGACGCGGCCGCCAGCGGGGCGGACGCGGCCGCGTCGACGGACTCGCTCGTCGACGCGGACGACGACGCCGCGGAACCCGCCGAGGCGGCGGGGCCGGGGGGCGACGACGCCGAAACCGAACTCGACACGGCGGACGCCGAGTCGGTCGGCGAGACGACCGGCGAACACGACGACGACGCGGCGTCGTCCGAATCGGTCGAGGTCATCAAGGGCATCGGTCCCGCGTACGCCGAACGGCTCGCGAGCGTCGGTATCGAGTCGGTGACGGACCTCGCGGCCGCCGACGCCGAGGAACTCGCGCCGAAGGTCGACCTCTCGGAAAAACGCGTCGGCCGGTGGATCGACCGCGCGAAGGACCGCTGACGCGCGATGCAGCACCACGTCGGCGGTGACCTCGTCGACGCCGACGACGCGACCCTGCCCGTCGACGACCGGGCGGTGGCGTTCGGCGACGGCGTGACCGACACCGTCCGCGTCTACGGGGGCGTCCCGTTCGCGTGGCCGGCCCACGCCGACCGCCTGTTCGACGCCTGTGCGGCCCTCGGGTTCGACCCGGACGTCGACGCCGCCGACCTGCGGTCCCGGATCGAGGCGACGGTGGCCGCCAACGACCTCGACGAGGCGCTGGTCCGCGTCTCGATCACCCGGGGCCGCGGCGGCGACGGATCGCCCGCGCTCCCCGGGGCCGCCCGGCTTCGCCCCCCGGTCGACCCCGATCCGACGGTCGTCGTCACCGCCACGCCCGTGCCGGCGTCGACGCCGCCGCTGACCGTCCAGACCGTCCGCACCCGCGCGAGTTCCGGGGACGTACCGACGGCGCTCACGCACGGCCGCCTCGACGCGGTGCGGGCCCAGGCCGAACTCCGGCGGGCCGCGCCGCCGGACGACGACCCGGCGGACGAGGCGCTGCTCCTCGACGCCGACGGACGGGTCGTGGGCGGGACGGTCACCGACGTCGCCTTCGTCGACGAGGAGGCCGTCCGGATGCCGGCGCTCGGCGACCGGACGCCGCGGACCGCCACCCGGTCGGTCGTCCGCGAACTCGCCCGGGACGAGGGACTGCCGGTCGTCGACGGCGCCTACACCCCCGCCGACGTGCGGGAGGCCGCCGAGGCGTTCGTCGCGGACCCGACCGCGGGGGTCCGCCCCCTGGCCCGCCTCGACGGCGTGCCGGTGGGCGGCGGCCCCGTCACCGACCTGCTCTCGGAACTGTTCGCGGCCCGCGTCGCCGCGACCCGCGGCCGATGACGTGAGCTATAAATCCCGGCGGCGGGTACCTCGGCCCGATGGACGCCGACCGACGGATCACGTCGCTGGACGCGGTTCCCGACGACACGACCGTTCTCTTCACCCTCCGCCGGCGCGACACCGACGAGCCTCGGGAGGCGGTGCTCGTCCGGACGGCCGACGGCGTGCGCGGCTGGTTGAACTACTGTCGACACCTGCTCGACGTGCGACTGGACAAGGGCTCGGGCGCCCCGATGCGCGACGGCGAACTCGTCTGTGCGAACCACGGCGCGTACTTCGAGGCCGACACCGGGTTCTGTACGTTCGGCCCCTGCGAGGGTGCCACCCTCGAAGCCGTCGACGTCACCGTCGTCGACGGTGACGTCTACCTGACCGACGAGGAGTACGCCTTCGTCGACACCGGGGCGCTCGACGACGGCGGTCCCGCCTCGTCCTCGGCCGTCGAGTTCTAGACGGGCCGCCCGAGCGACCGCCTCACTCCCGCGGTGACAAGGATTTTTGTCGCTGCCGGACGCACCGTCGACCATGTCCGCCCGGTCCTCCCTCCCCTCCGCGGCCCCCTCCACCGTCGACCGCATCGGCCCGCTCGTCGACGCCCTCGCCGTCCTCGCCGGCGGGGTCGGCGCGCTGCTCCTCCTCGGCGACCGCGGCCCGCTGCCCGCCGCCGTCGAGCGCCTCCGCTCGCTGACCGCCGTCGCCGGCGCACCGACGTCGCCGGTCGCACCGCTGGCACAGCCCGTCGCGTGGGCGACGCTCCTGCTCTGTCTGTCCGCCGTCGCGGCGTACGCGCTCTGGACGCGCCGCCGGTGGCTGGTGTGGACGCTCGCGGGCGTCGCCGGCGTCGTCGCCATCCTCGGCGTCACCGCCGGCGGGCTGTCGTTCGCACCGCTCGCCGCCCTCCTGTCCCTCGCCGCGGGGCTTCGGAGCTTTCGTGCGGGCCGCGCGACGGTCGAACAGCAGGACGTGACGCTCCGGTGAGGCCGGTCGCGGCGGTTCGCCGCGACGATCGGTCCCACGCTTTTGTACCGCGAGTGCGAACCGCCGACCGATGCCCTCCATCACACGCCGCCACCTGCTCGGCGGCGCCGCCGCCGTCGGGGCCGGCGGCTACGGCACCTACCGCCTGTACCGCGGGACGGTCGACGCCGCGTTCGAAACCTGGACCCCCGAGCCCGGGACGTGGCCGCTCCGCCGTTACGACCCCGCGAACACCGCCCACAACCCGAACGCGTCGCCGCCGCGCGAGCGGCCCTCGGTCCGCGAACTCGCCTCGATACCGTCCGCCGCCAGGTACCCCTCGGTCCCGCCGCTCGTCGGCCCGGACCACGTCGTCGTCTACGGATCGGGGCTCGCGGCCTCCCCCCGCGACGGCGGGCCGGCGGCGGGGACCGTCGAGGCCGCGACGCCCCGCGCCGGGTTCGGCCCCGACGGCCGCCTCCACACGGTCAGCCTCGAATCGGGTACCGCCACCGACCCCGCGGCCGTCGTCGGCTACGCCACCGGCGGCCTGCGCGAAGCGTACCGCACGCCGGTCGGCGCCGACAACCCACGAGGACTGATCGTCGGGGCGCGGGAGGTGTATCTCGGATCGACGGGCGGGACGCTCCGGAGCCTCGGCGTCGACGGCGGGCGACGCTGGCGGGCCGACGGCACGATGCCCGCCCTCGTCGACGGCCGACTGTACGCCGCCGGCGCCCCCCTCGACGGCACCGTCGCCTACGGCCGGCGAACGGGGCGGGACCGCTACCTCTACGCCGACCCCGAACGGGCCTGGAGCGCCGGTCCCGTCGACGGCTTCGTCCACGCTCCCGCCGTCGCCGACGGCCGCCTCGTGCAGGGCACCTACGCCGAGGGCGGCGGCGTCGTCGCCGCCGTCGACGCCGGGACCGGCGCCCGCCTCTGGGAGCCCCGCCGCCTGGGCCAGGACGT encodes the following:
- a CDS encoding helix-hairpin-helix domain-containing protein, which translates into the protein MGILDTLLSVLGLGGSSSDDERRETTVSVERERAETESEAAVKGTDSVGDGDAAASGADAAASTDSLVDADDDAAEPAEAAGPGGDDAETELDTADAESVGETTGEHDDDAASSESVEVIKGIGPAYAERLASVGIESVTDLAAADAEELAPKVDLSEKRVGRWIDRAKDR
- a CDS encoding aminotransferase class IV gives rise to the protein MQHHVGGDLVDADDATLPVDDRAVAFGDGVTDTVRVYGGVPFAWPAHADRLFDACAALGFDPDVDAADLRSRIEATVAANDLDEALVRVSITRGRGGDGSPALPGAARLRPPVDPDPTVVVTATPVPASTPPLTVQTVRTRASSGDVPTALTHGRLDAVRAQAELRRAAPPDDDPADEALLLDADGRVVGGTVTDVAFVDEEAVRMPALGDRTPRTATRSVVRELARDEGLPVVDGAYTPADVREAAEAFVADPTAGVRPLARLDGVPVGGGPVTDLLSELFAARVAATRGR
- a CDS encoding Rieske (2Fe-2S) protein — its product is MDADRRITSLDAVPDDTTVLFTLRRRDTDEPREAVLVRTADGVRGWLNYCRHLLDVRLDKGSGAPMRDGELVCANHGAYFEADTGFCTFGPCEGATLEAVDVTVVDGDVYLTDEEYAFVDTGALDDGGPASSSAVEF
- a CDS encoding PQQ-binding-like beta-propeller repeat protein — encoded protein: MPSITRRHLLGGAAAVGAGGYGTYRLYRGTVDAAFETWTPEPGTWPLRRYDPANTAHNPNASPPRERPSVRELASIPSAARYPSVPPLVGPDHVVVYGSGLAASPRDGGPAAGTVEAATPRAGFGPDGRLHTVSLESGTATDPAAVVGYATGGLREAYRTPVGADNPRGLIVGAREVYLGSTGGTLRSLGVDGGRRWRADGTMPALVDGRLYAAGAPLDGTVAYGRRTGRDRYLYADPERAWSAGPVDGFVHAPAVADGRLVQGTYAEGGGVVAAVDAGTGARLWEPRRLGQDVVTPAVVADRGYAAVGTDDGRAGRVVALDLETGATVWDDGVEWHAVAPAVAGDTLVVAGERVAGGERTAGVVRAYDRHAGDRLWTHTVRTRRGVGGVALVGDRVVVAAGTSVYELS